In a genomic window of Mycolicibacter heraklionensis:
- a CDS encoding NAD(P)/FAD-dependent oxidoreductase — translation MTGFDADLLIVGGGPGGLATALCARQQGLSVIVADPRASPIDKACGEGLMPGGLAVLKSLGVDPVGMPLRGINYLDEQRRAEASFRNGPGRGVRRTTLHAALTDRAKQTDVDWIATRVDNVVQDAGGVTAGGIRARWLVAADGLHSVVRRAVGISCVAGAPRRFGLRWHYQVPVWSEFVEVHWSRWGEAYVTPVEPGLVGVAILSPHRPQLDWFPALAARLADAQRGPARGCGPMRQVVSRRVVGRVLLVGDAAGYEDALTGEGVSLAVKQAAAAVAAIVDDNPSSYERTWHSITRRYRLLTRGLVLASAWQPARRAVVPACCALPAAFGRAVHLLAH, via the coding sequence GTGACCGGCTTCGACGCCGACCTGCTGATCGTCGGTGGCGGGCCGGGGGGACTGGCCACGGCGTTGTGCGCTCGGCAGCAGGGACTTTCGGTGATCGTCGCCGATCCCCGGGCCAGCCCGATCGACAAGGCCTGCGGGGAGGGCCTGATGCCCGGTGGGCTGGCCGTGCTGAAGTCGCTCGGGGTGGACCCGGTCGGTATGCCGCTGCGCGGCATCAACTACCTCGACGAGCAGCGCCGGGCCGAGGCGTCCTTTCGCAACGGCCCGGGGCGCGGCGTGCGACGCACCACCCTGCATGCCGCCCTGACCGATCGGGCCAAGCAGACCGACGTCGACTGGATCGCCACGCGGGTGGACAACGTCGTTCAAGACGCCGGGGGAGTCACGGCGGGCGGCATTCGGGCCAGATGGTTGGTCGCCGCCGACGGGCTGCACTCCGTCGTCCGCCGCGCCGTCGGGATCTCCTGTGTCGCAGGCGCTCCGCGGCGCTTCGGGCTGCGATGGCACTACCAGGTGCCGGTGTGGTCGGAGTTCGTCGAGGTGCACTGGTCGCGGTGGGGGGAGGCCTACGTGACGCCGGTAGAACCTGGCCTGGTGGGCGTCGCCATCTTGTCGCCGCACCGCCCGCAGCTCGACTGGTTTCCTGCCCTGGCGGCCCGCCTCGCCGACGCCCAACGTGGTCCCGCGCGCGGCTGCGGCCCTATGCGGCAAGTGGTTTCGCGCCGCGTCGTCGGCCGGGTGCTGCTGGTCGGTGACGCCGCCGGCTACGAGGATGCGCTGACCGGTGAAGGCGTCAGCCTGGCCGTCAAACAGGCCGCTGCCGCCGTCGCGGCGATCGTCGACGACAACCCGTCGTCCTACGAGCGCACCTGGCACTCGATCACTCGCCGCTATCGACTGCTCACCCGCGGCCTGGTGCTGGCCAGCGCGTGGCAGCCGGCCCGACGGGCTGTGGTCCCCGCGTGTTGTGCACTGCCAGCGGCGTTTGGCCGCGCGGTGCATCTGCTGGCGCATTGA
- a CDS encoding aminotransferase class I/II-fold pyridoxal phosphate-dependent enzyme, which yields MTSAAHADSVTTHLRSALPPAVDPCALSLNENPLPPLPAVRAALVDFIGAANRYPDFLPTRLRRLVADHAGVAEENVALGPGASGLAMRVLQAVAAPGERIVLSKPTFEGYPVFAQMAGLTAVDVPLDSYGHHELAAMAQAAKDARVLVLCRPHNPTGTLESVADVERLVADVPADTIVLLDEAYIEFVAPSQRIDVPRLIARFPNVIVLRTFSKAYGLAGLRIGYALAAPKLAGLLWSMQLPFGISAGCTVAVAASYAAEEQLEQRIAHIVAERSYLRARLRASGAYTTDSHANFVYLPATGRPWSEVFADSGLRVRSYPDGAVRITVGSRGSTRMVLSAVERTLNAPADAPRGQTPLAVHNTRGPQPVGPAATRWPAPGRG from the coding sequence ATGACCTCGGCGGCGCACGCGGATTCGGTCACCACGCATCTTCGCAGCGCACTTCCGCCGGCGGTCGACCCGTGTGCGTTGTCGCTCAACGAGAACCCGCTACCGCCGCTTCCGGCGGTGCGCGCCGCGCTGGTTGACTTCATCGGGGCGGCCAACCGCTATCCGGACTTCCTGCCCACCCGGCTACGCCGACTGGTGGCAGACCACGCCGGCGTGGCCGAGGAGAACGTGGCGCTCGGGCCGGGGGCATCCGGGCTGGCCATGCGAGTGCTGCAGGCGGTAGCAGCTCCTGGTGAGCGAATCGTACTGAGCAAGCCGACTTTTGAGGGCTATCCCGTTTTTGCGCAGATGGCCGGGCTGACCGCGGTCGACGTCCCCCTGGACAGCTACGGCCATCACGAACTGGCCGCGATGGCCCAGGCGGCCAAGGACGCCCGGGTGCTGGTGTTATGCCGCCCGCATAACCCGACCGGAACCCTGGAGTCCGTCGCCGATGTCGAACGGCTGGTCGCCGACGTTCCCGCCGATACCATCGTGCTGCTCGACGAGGCCTACATCGAATTCGTCGCACCGAGCCAGCGCATCGACGTCCCGAGACTCATTGCACGTTTCCCGAATGTGATTGTGCTGCGCACCTTCTCCAAAGCCTACGGCCTGGCCGGCCTACGAATCGGCTACGCGCTGGCGGCACCGAAGCTGGCCGGTCTGCTGTGGTCCATGCAGCTGCCGTTCGGCATCAGCGCCGGCTGCACGGTGGCGGTGGCCGCTTCCTACGCGGCCGAAGAACAGCTGGAGCAGCGCATCGCGCATATCGTCGCCGAACGCAGCTATCTGCGGGCCCGGCTGCGGGCATCGGGTGCGTACACCACCGATTCCCACGCGAACTTTGTGTATCTGCCGGCGACGGGTCGGCCCTGGAGCGAGGTCTTCGCCGACAGCGGCCTGCGGGTCCGGAGCTATCCCGATGGGGCGGTGCGGATCACGGTCGGTTCCCGCGGCTCCACCCGGATGGTGTTGTCCGCCGTCGAGCGGACACTCAATGCGCCAGCAGATGCACCGCGCGGCCAAACGCCGCTGGCAGTGCACAACACGCGGGGACCACAGCCCGTCGGGCCGGCTGCCACGCGCTGGCCAGCACCAGGCCGCGGGTGA
- a CDS encoding 3-oxoacyl-ACP synthase III family protein — protein MSQPSESEVSLIDVSSYLPGEPITADYYTQYAESDALRDNLMFRAPRLRHHVGADESAVDMVEQAAQGIIERHGRDVIENVDVLITHTQLPDIPFCGAGGGIAHRLGMRPSTVLDLNNGGCAAFILGLNMARQLLSAGVGRSALIAIAQNAAGQVFDHPEVRGKSQASVPGDGAAVGLLTRSDASPILDVECRTYGQYAGDMTYTIDPPRKWWQPGPGAPYIGFTEDKITKVLARGNRQVPEVALAVCHRNGLSPSDIGLLVTNQPNRVFLRNWREALEVPESRHVDTFDECGNLFGAGIPINLDRAITGNRLQPGEVVVMAGFAHAGDFAGAAAIRWGGRPR, from the coding sequence ATGTCCCAGCCCAGCGAATCCGAAGTCAGCCTGATCGACGTCTCCAGTTATCTTCCCGGCGAACCCATCACCGCCGACTACTACACGCAGTACGCCGAATCGGATGCGTTGCGCGACAACCTGATGTTCCGCGCGCCCCGACTTCGCCATCACGTGGGCGCCGACGAGTCCGCCGTCGACATGGTCGAGCAGGCGGCGCAGGGAATCATCGAGCGCCACGGCCGCGACGTCATCGAGAACGTCGACGTCTTGATCACCCACACCCAGTTGCCGGACATCCCGTTCTGCGGCGCGGGCGGCGGCATCGCCCACCGGTTGGGGATGCGTCCCTCCACCGTGCTGGACCTGAACAATGGCGGATGCGCCGCTTTCATTCTCGGGCTCAACATGGCCCGGCAGTTATTGTCGGCCGGCGTGGGGCGCAGCGCATTGATCGCGATCGCGCAGAACGCCGCCGGCCAAGTCTTCGATCATCCCGAAGTACGGGGTAAGTCGCAGGCGTCGGTTCCCGGTGACGGCGCCGCGGTAGGGCTGCTCACCCGATCCGACGCGTCGCCGATCCTCGATGTCGAGTGCCGAACCTACGGCCAGTACGCCGGCGACATGACCTACACGATCGATCCGCCCCGTAAGTGGTGGCAGCCCGGACCCGGCGCCCCCTACATCGGTTTCACCGAAGACAAGATCACCAAGGTGCTCGCGCGCGGTAACCGGCAGGTTCCCGAAGTCGCTCTCGCGGTCTGTCATCGCAACGGCCTGTCCCCCTCGGATATCGGACTCCTGGTCACCAACCAGCCCAACCGGGTCTTTCTGCGCAATTGGCGGGAAGCACTCGAAGTCCCCGAGTCGCGGCACGTCGACACCTTTGATGAGTGCGGCAACCTGTTCGGCGCCGGCATCCCGATCAATCTGGATCGGGCGATCACCGGCAACCGGCTGCAGCCGGGCGAGGTGGTGGTGATGGCCGGCTTCGCGCACGCCGGCGACTTCGCCGGTGCGGCGGCCATCCGATGGGGCGGACGGCCGCGATGA
- a CDS encoding SRPBCC family protein, translating to MSLPALADISVHTGTPGPIDGLVRVETSPREVATPIIMEMMHSVYPHDVVFGDYCTVNDYIDCPPDELFDYLSDTRCLEEWTYSLRGFTPTDEPGLWLAYDRLGSETKIYTRTVSNREALTVDYHCAWDQPDHLWMVYLIRIVDAQVVLNKPGSVVLWTNCHHPFYDHNPYPDTAPPQRPVWVGDFWDMFSAGHLLELKNLKAIAEYRHHNGLPVTPFWMR from the coding sequence ATGTCGCTACCAGCCCTCGCTGATATCAGCGTCCACACCGGGACGCCCGGGCCTATCGACGGCTTGGTGCGGGTCGAGACCAGTCCCCGGGAGGTCGCCACCCCGATCATCATGGAGATGATGCATTCGGTCTACCCCCACGACGTGGTGTTCGGCGACTACTGCACCGTCAACGACTACATCGACTGTCCCCCAGATGAATTGTTCGACTACCTCTCCGATACGCGATGCCTGGAAGAGTGGACCTACAGCCTGCGCGGCTTCACCCCCACCGACGAACCAGGCCTCTGGCTCGCCTACGACCGACTGGGTTCGGAGACCAAGATCTACACCCGCACCGTCTCCAACCGGGAAGCCCTCACGGTGGACTACCACTGCGCCTGGGACCAGCCCGACCACCTGTGGATGGTCTACCTGATCCGGATCGTCGACGCCCAGGTGGTGCTGAACAAGCCCGGATCGGTTGTGCTGTGGACTAATTGCCACCACCCGTTCTACGACCACAACCCCTATCCGGACACCGCGCCACCCCAGCGCCCGGTGTGGGTTGGCGACTTCTGGGACATGTTCAGTGCCGGTCACCTCCTGGAACTGAAGAATCTGAAGGCGATTGCCGAATACCGGCACCACAACGGTCTGCCGGTCACCCCATTCTGGATGCGATGA
- a CDS encoding thiamine pyrophosphate-binding protein, which produces MSRIASVVDFMVAQLAAMGVGHIFGVDGANIEDLYDAAYFRPDITAVLAKHEFSAATMADGYSRSGAGLGVVAATSGGGALNLVAGLGESLASRVPVLALVGQAPSTLDGRGSFQDTSGRNGALDAQALFSAVSVFCERVIDPEDIVTALPRAIAAARTGGPAVLLLPKDVQRATVTASPYRDSGNTGGDPAVISDPHPVIHTLRNAHGPVTIIAGEQVARDDARIELEDLRALLRARVVCVPDAKDVSGTSGLGSSSALGVAGIMGHPSVIDALTGSAVCLVVGTRLSLTARGGLEAALSSVRTLSIGSAPPYVPCTHVQTADLRASLRSICRELSGAGRPRWLRVPETVPHTELNPPPYTGPGVRYRDAMAVLDQALPAGTDIVVDAGNTGAAAIHYLPPRRDGRFLVALGMGGMGYSFGAGIGMAFGRGRRTVVIAGDGAFFMHGMEIHTAVQYRLPVLFVLLNNNAHAMCVTREQLFYDGFYSYNRFTPSQLGDGLASMFPGLSAIDVDDPGTFGAVVESALDREGPSVISVECAADEIPPFAPFLSAEASPKTTAPVRHNGTVPTHKEDQFDVATSPR; this is translated from the coding sequence ATGTCCAGGATCGCTTCCGTGGTCGATTTCATGGTCGCCCAGCTGGCGGCCATGGGAGTCGGTCACATCTTCGGCGTCGACGGCGCGAATATCGAAGATCTTTACGACGCGGCGTATTTCCGTCCCGACATCACGGCGGTGCTGGCCAAACATGAGTTCTCGGCCGCCACCATGGCCGACGGCTACAGCCGCAGCGGCGCGGGGCTGGGGGTGGTCGCCGCGACGTCGGGCGGGGGCGCCCTGAACCTGGTGGCCGGGCTCGGCGAATCCTTGGCCAGTCGGGTTCCGGTGCTCGCGCTGGTGGGCCAGGCCCCGAGCACCTTGGACGGCCGGGGCAGTTTCCAAGACACCAGCGGCCGCAACGGCGCACTCGACGCGCAGGCCTTGTTCTCGGCGGTGTCGGTGTTCTGCGAGCGGGTGATCGACCCCGAAGACATCGTGACCGCCTTGCCCCGTGCGATCGCCGCGGCACGCACCGGTGGGCCCGCGGTGCTGTTGCTGCCCAAGGACGTTCAGCGGGCCACCGTCACGGCCAGCCCATACCGCGACAGCGGCAACACCGGCGGCGATCCTGCGGTGATCAGCGACCCGCATCCGGTCATCCACACGCTGCGCAACGCCCATGGGCCGGTGACGATCATCGCCGGCGAACAGGTGGCCCGCGACGATGCCCGCATCGAACTCGAGGACCTGCGGGCACTACTGCGCGCACGGGTGGTGTGCGTCCCCGACGCGAAGGATGTCTCGGGAACCTCGGGGCTGGGCTCGTCGTCGGCACTGGGTGTGGCCGGCATCATGGGCCACCCCTCGGTCATCGATGCCCTGACCGGCAGTGCGGTGTGCCTGGTGGTGGGCACCCGACTGTCGCTGACCGCCCGCGGCGGCCTCGAGGCGGCGCTGAGCTCCGTGCGCACCCTCTCGATCGGTTCGGCGCCGCCGTACGTTCCGTGCACCCACGTGCAGACGGCTGACCTGCGGGCGTCCCTGCGGTCGATCTGCCGGGAGCTCTCGGGCGCCGGGCGCCCCAGGTGGCTGCGGGTGCCCGAGACGGTGCCCCACACCGAGCTGAATCCGCCGCCGTACACCGGCCCGGGCGTGCGCTATCGCGACGCGATGGCCGTGCTGGACCAAGCGTTGCCCGCCGGGACCGACATCGTCGTCGACGCGGGCAATACCGGCGCTGCGGCCATCCACTACCTGCCGCCGCGGCGCGACGGCCGTTTCCTGGTCGCACTGGGGATGGGCGGGATGGGCTACAGCTTCGGAGCCGGGATCGGGATGGCGTTCGGCCGCGGTCGGCGCACCGTGGTGATCGCCGGCGACGGCGCGTTCTTCATGCACGGCATGGAGATCCACACCGCCGTGCAGTACCGGCTTCCGGTGCTGTTCGTGCTGCTGAACAACAACGCGCACGCCATGTGCGTCACCCGCGAGCAGCTGTTCTACGACGGCTTCTACAGCTACAACCGCTTCACGCCCAGCCAGCTCGGTGACGGCCTGGCGTCGATGTTCCCGGGGCTCAGCGCGATCGACGTCGACGACCCGGGCACATTCGGCGCGGTCGTGGAGTCGGCGTTGGACCGTGAGGGGCCCTCGGTGATCAGCGTCGAATGCGCAGCCGACGAGATACCGCCGTTCGCGCCGTTCCTCTCCGCCGAAGCGTCACCGAAAACCACTGCCCCAGTGCGGCATAACGGCACAGTTCCAACCCACAAGGAGGATCAATTCGATGTCGCTACCAGCCCTCGCTGA
- a CDS encoding anti-sigma factor family protein codes for MTSPRDIGPACGPAEDQHPYAMWDAAYVLGSLSAADRREFEGHLANCPQCRDAVTEISGVPALLSQLDGNCVAAINDSDAAEPRPPANLLPALLTEVHRRRRRARLMTWTASAAAAAVLGIGVLIGIGSSTTPSPRHDAVPMAQVGTTALASTVAVKSESWGSLIDLSCVCLAPVNAPHDTLALVVVGRDGSQTRLATWVAEPGHTATPVGSISTPSDQIASVQVVSADNGQVLLERTL; via the coding sequence ATGACATCGCCACGAGACATCGGCCCGGCCTGCGGTCCGGCCGAGGACCAGCACCCGTACGCCATGTGGGATGCCGCCTATGTGCTCGGTTCGCTGTCAGCGGCCGACCGCCGGGAATTCGAGGGACACCTGGCCAACTGCCCGCAGTGCCGGGACGCCGTCACCGAGATCAGCGGCGTGCCCGCCCTGCTGTCGCAGCTCGACGGCAACTGTGTGGCGGCGATCAACGACTCCGACGCCGCCGAGCCGCGCCCGCCGGCCAACCTGCTGCCGGCACTGTTGACCGAGGTGCACCGGCGGCGCCGACGCGCCCGGCTGATGACGTGGACGGCGTCGGCTGCGGCGGCCGCCGTGCTCGGGATCGGTGTCCTGATCGGCATCGGCTCATCGACGACGCCGTCCCCGCGCCACGATGCGGTGCCGATGGCGCAGGTGGGAACGACGGCGCTGGCCTCGACGGTGGCGGTCAAGAGCGAGTCCTGGGGCAGCTTGATCGACTTGAGCTGCGTCTGCCTGGCACCGGTGAACGCCCCCCACGACACCCTGGCGCTGGTGGTGGTCGGCCGCGACGGCAGCCAGACCCGACTGGCGACCTGGGTTGCCGAGCCCGGGCACACCGCGACGCCGGTCGGCAGCATCTCGACACCCTCAGATCAAATCGCCTCGGTCCAAGTGGTTTCAGCGGACAACGGGCAGGTCCTCCTGGAGCGCACGCTGTAA
- a CDS encoding sigma-70 family RNA polymerase sigma factor: MKALYDEHAAVLWRYALRLTGDASRAEDVVQETLLRAWQHPEVIGDTERSPRAWLCTVARNMIIDERRSAQFRHVVASLDESTTPEQPTREEVDTALDRMLIADAMTRLSAEHRAVIERSYYRGWSTGQTAEDLGIAEGTVKSRLHYAVRALRLALQEMGVTR, encoded by the coding sequence ATGAAAGCGCTCTACGACGAGCACGCCGCGGTGTTGTGGCGCTATGCGCTGCGCCTGACCGGCGACGCCAGCCGCGCCGAAGACGTGGTGCAGGAGACCCTGCTGCGTGCCTGGCAGCACCCGGAGGTCATCGGCGACACCGAGCGGTCACCACGGGCCTGGCTGTGCACCGTGGCGCGCAACATGATCATCGACGAACGGCGCAGTGCCCAGTTCCGCCACGTCGTCGCCTCGCTCGACGAGTCGACCACGCCGGAGCAACCCACCCGCGAAGAGGTGGACACCGCCCTGGACCGGATGTTGATCGCCGATGCCATGACCAGGCTGTCAGCGGAGCACCGGGCGGTGATCGAACGGTCGTATTACCGTGGATGGAGTACGGGGCAGACTGCCGAAGACCTGGGGATCGCCGAAGGAACGGTGAAATCACGCCTGCACTACGCGGTGCGGGCTCTGCGACTCGCCCTGCAGGAGATGGGGGTGACACGATGA